A stretch of Longimicrobium terrae DNA encodes these proteins:
- a CDS encoding glycosyltransferase: MSQAVPTVLALLDHYLPGYKAGGPVRSVHQLVTQLGGEFRFRVVTRDRDAGDTAPYPGVPANRWQRVGRADVLYLSPDRLNTASMRDILTGTPHDLLYLNSLFSPRFSAAPLLLRRLNAAPSRRVVLAPRGELHPSALGTGDWGRLVPPRLVSGIRTPRYLKKQTYLRFARSAGLFRGITWQASTEQERIHIQHALGAGTEVVVAPDLVPPPAPTSALLRDKRPGDLRVVFLSRLCAMKNLRGAAEALRGVRGPVRFDIYGPVDDARYWEECRGILEALPPSVTVRYMGPVPHDAVAAIFRDAHLLLLPTLGENFGHVILEALSEGCPVLISDQTPWRELTQRRAGWDLPLADIPAFTAVLEQCLAMDAEEFGRWSAGAAALARAWSAAGWPRDRNRALFGGPAAADAPEGAPARSGGHVVADAP, from the coding sequence GTGAGCCAGGCCGTGCCCACGGTGCTCGCCCTGCTGGACCACTACCTCCCCGGCTACAAGGCGGGGGGGCCGGTGCGCAGCGTGCACCAGCTGGTGACGCAGCTGGGGGGCGAGTTCCGCTTCCGCGTGGTGACGCGCGACCGCGACGCGGGCGACACGGCGCCGTACCCGGGGGTGCCGGCCAACCGCTGGCAGCGCGTGGGGCGGGCGGACGTGCTGTACCTGTCCCCCGACCGGCTGAACACGGCGTCCATGCGCGACATCCTCACGGGGACGCCGCACGACCTGCTGTACCTCAACAGCCTCTTTTCCCCCCGCTTTTCCGCCGCGCCGCTCCTGCTGCGCCGGCTGAACGCGGCCCCGTCCCGGCGGGTGGTGCTGGCGCCCCGGGGCGAGCTGCACCCCAGCGCGCTGGGAACGGGGGACTGGGGACGGCTGGTTCCGCCGCGGCTGGTGTCGGGGATCCGCACGCCCCGCTATCTCAAGAAGCAGACGTACCTGCGCTTCGCGCGCTCCGCCGGCCTGTTCCGGGGAATCACCTGGCAGGCATCCACGGAGCAGGAGCGCATCCACATCCAGCACGCGCTGGGGGCGGGTACGGAGGTGGTGGTGGCGCCGGACCTGGTTCCGCCGCCCGCACCCACCTCCGCGCTGCTGCGCGACAAGCGGCCGGGCGACCTGCGCGTCGTCTTTCTTTCCCGCCTGTGCGCGATGAAGAACCTGCGCGGCGCGGCGGAAGCGCTGCGCGGGGTGCGCGGGCCGGTCCGCTTCGACATCTACGGCCCGGTGGACGATGCGCGCTACTGGGAAGAGTGCCGGGGGATCCTGGAGGCGCTGCCGCCCAGCGTGACGGTGCGCTACATGGGCCCGGTGCCGCACGACGCGGTGGCCGCCATCTTCCGGGACGCGCACCTCCTTCTGCTCCCCACGCTGGGCGAAAACTTCGGCCACGTGATCCTGGAGGCGCTGTCCGAGGGGTGCCCGGTGCTGATCAGCGACCAGACGCCCTGGCGCGAACTGACGCAGCGCCGCGCCGGGTGGGACCTGCCGCTGGCCGACATCCCCGCTTTCACCGCCGTGCTGGAGCAGTGCCTGGCGATGGACGCGGAGGAGTTCGGGCGATGGTCCGCGGGGGCGGCGGCGCTGGCCCGGGCATGGAGCGCGGCGGGATGGCCCCGCGACCGCAACCGCGCCCTGTTCGGCGGGCCGGCCGCGGCGGACGCGCCGGAGGGGGCGCCCGCGCGTTCCGGCGGGCACGTGGTGGCCGACGCGCCATGA
- a CDS encoding cupin domain-containing protein produces the protein MQDPTSSPFAAPRIIPKPWGREVWYAHEDRYAGKILEVTKGHALSLQKHERKQETMYLQSGRLVYHFNGVDYEMTPGMCITVRPGDIHRVEALEDAVILEVSTPELDDVVRLEDRYGRG, from the coding sequence ATGCAAGATCCCACATCCTCCCCGTTCGCGGCGCCCCGCATCATCCCCAAGCCGTGGGGGCGCGAGGTCTGGTACGCCCACGAGGACCGGTACGCCGGCAAGATCCTCGAAGTCACCAAGGGGCACGCCCTGTCGCTGCAGAAGCACGAGCGCAAGCAGGAAACCATGTACCTGCAGAGCGGCCGGCTGGTGTACCACTTCAACGGCGTGGACTACGAGATGACGCCGGGGATGTGCATCACGGTGCGCCCGGGGGACATCCACCGCGTGGAAGCGCTGGAAGACGCGGTGATCCTGGAAGTGAGCACGCCGGAACTGGACGACGTGGTGCGCCTGGAAGACCGCTACGGCCGGGGATGA
- a CDS encoding glycosyltransferase family 4 protein — MTAARGDAPRRVTLLVNDLAGNALARAIPLARALSVEYEVELAGLLLSGPEVYAPYRGLFPVHAIRCSPALPAVLAAAPRLAALATGDLLYACKPLASTLLPARLAARRTGAPVLLDVEDDEWSARAVNTPAPGLRGVAQRVRDTHRFKARLFHPLTFGIAGVTVSTRALQRRHGGTLLRHGPDESRFDPDLPGLADRARLRRELGLPAEGRLAVFAGVPRPHKGWDVLLRALGNPAAAEWSLVTAGPEGAEHARARALLGGRFHSLGMLPNEAMPRLLAAADAVPIAQRDEAYARAQLPAKVLEAMAMRVPVVASMVGDLPEILGEGRGWLIAPEDDAALAAALAAIAADPAEAARRGRAARAWFVEEAGAAALRARLLPLVRGALDGGR; from the coding sequence ATGACCGCCGCGCGCGGGGACGCGCCCCGCCGCGTAACGCTCCTGGTAAACGACCTCGCCGGCAACGCACTCGCCCGCGCCATTCCCCTGGCGCGGGCGCTTTCCGTGGAATACGAGGTAGAACTCGCCGGGCTGCTGCTGAGCGGCCCGGAGGTCTACGCCCCCTACCGCGGCCTTTTTCCCGTCCACGCCATCCGCTGTTCCCCCGCGCTCCCCGCCGTCCTGGCCGCCGCGCCCCGGCTGGCGGCGCTGGCCACGGGCGACCTGCTCTACGCCTGCAAACCCCTCGCGTCCACCCTGCTCCCGGCCCGGCTGGCCGCGCGCCGCACCGGCGCGCCCGTGCTGCTGGACGTGGAGGACGACGAGTGGTCCGCGCGCGCGGTGAACACGCCGGCGCCCGGGCTGCGCGGGGTGGCGCAGCGGGTGCGCGACACGCACCGCTTCAAGGCGCGGCTCTTTCACCCGCTGACGTTCGGGATCGCGGGGGTGACGGTGTCCACGCGCGCGCTGCAGCGGCGCCACGGCGGCACCCTTCTGCGCCACGGGCCGGACGAGTCGCGCTTTGATCCGGACCTCCCCGGGCTGGCGGACCGGGCGCGGCTGCGGCGGGAACTGGGATTGCCGGCGGAGGGGCGGCTGGCGGTGTTCGCCGGCGTGCCACGGCCCCACAAGGGGTGGGACGTGCTGCTGCGCGCGCTGGGGAACCCCGCCGCGGCGGAATGGTCGCTGGTGACGGCGGGGCCGGAGGGCGCGGAGCACGCGCGGGCGAGGGCGCTTCTCGGCGGACGATTCCACTCGCTGGGAATGCTGCCGAACGAAGCGATGCCGCGCCTGCTGGCCGCGGCGGACGCGGTGCCCATCGCGCAGCGGGACGAGGCGTACGCCCGGGCGCAGCTTCCCGCCAAGGTGCTGGAAGCGATGGCGATGCGCGTTCCCGTCGTCGCCTCCATGGTCGGCGATCTGCCGGAGATCCTGGGGGAGGGGCGCGGCTGGCTGATCGCCCCGGAGGACGACGCGGCGCTCGCGGCGGCGCTGGCGGCCATTGCGGCGGATCCCGCGGAGGCGGCGCGGCGGGGGCGGGCGGCGCGGGCGTGGTTCGTGGAGGAGGCGGGCGCGGCGGCGCTGCGGGCGCGGCTGCTCCCCCTCGTACGCGGCGCGCTGGACGGCGGGCGGTGA
- a CDS encoding NAD-dependent epimerase/dehydratase family protein, translating into MSLSPFRREEGPHGPSFSGPAGSPLRVVVTGGAGFIGSHLCQRLLDGGGTVWAVDNFDPFYDPAIKRAAVRELEASPRFRLVEADVCDEAATAHALEAAGLGPGGADVLIHLAARAGVRPSIEDPAGYARFNVQGTAATLELSRRLAIPAYVFGSSSSVYGNEARVPFREDAPAASPISPYAATKRAGELLCHAHHHLYGTSVVCLRFFTVYGPRQRPDLAIHKFARLMAAGEAIPLFGDGSTARDYTFVDDIVHGVEAAARFALARPGAWEILNLGGSQTVTLARLVELLAGEMGIDPAVRRLPAQPGDVERTWADIGRAGELLGYAPGTSIEAGIAAFVRWFRDSSARSPRSAP; encoded by the coding sequence ATGAGCCTTTCGCCTTTCCGGCGGGAGGAGGGGCCGCACGGCCCGTCCTTCTCCGGCCCGGCCGGTTCGCCCCTGCGGGTGGTGGTCACCGGCGGCGCGGGCTTCATCGGCAGCCACCTCTGCCAGCGGCTGCTGGACGGCGGCGGCACCGTGTGGGCCGTCGACAACTTCGACCCGTTCTACGACCCGGCCATCAAGCGCGCCGCGGTGCGCGAGCTGGAGGCCAGTCCGCGCTTTCGCCTGGTGGAGGCGGACGTGTGCGACGAGGCGGCCACCGCGCACGCGCTGGAAGCGGCGGGGCTGGGCCCCGGCGGCGCCGACGTGCTCATCCACCTGGCGGCCCGGGCGGGTGTGCGCCCCTCCATCGAAGACCCGGCGGGGTACGCCCGCTTCAACGTTCAGGGGACGGCGGCCACGCTGGAGCTTTCGCGGCGGCTGGCCATCCCCGCGTACGTGTTCGGCTCCAGCTCCAGCGTGTACGGCAACGAGGCCCGCGTCCCCTTTCGCGAGGACGCCCCCGCCGCGTCGCCCATCTCTCCCTACGCCGCCACCAAGCGCGCGGGGGAGCTGCTGTGCCACGCCCACCACCACCTGTACGGCACCAGCGTGGTGTGCCTGCGGTTCTTTACCGTCTATGGCCCGCGGCAGCGCCCGGACCTGGCCATTCACAAGTTCGCCCGGCTGATGGCGGCGGGGGAGGCCATTCCCCTGTTCGGCGACGGCTCCACCGCGCGCGACTACACCTTCGTGGACGACATCGTGCACGGGGTGGAGGCGGCCGCGCGCTTCGCCCTGGCGCGCCCCGGCGCGTGGGAGATCCTGAACCTGGGGGGGAGCCAGACGGTGACGCTGGCCCGGCTGGTGGAGCTGCTGGCGGGGGAGATGGGGATCGACCCCGCGGTGCGCCGTCTTCCGGCGCAGCCCGGCGACGTGGAGCGCACCTGGGCCGACATCGGCCGCGCGGGCGAGCTGCTGGGCTACGCGCCCGGCACCTCCATCGAGGCGGGGATCGCCGCCTTCGTGCGGTGGTTCCGCGACTCGTCCGCCCGTTCCCCGCGGTCGGCCCCGTGA
- a CDS encoding oligosaccharide flippase family protein, producing the protein MRAPGPLRRGVVHNLLGIALPALVALIALPRLAAALGTERLGVLTLVWATLSYFGVLNLGVGRALTQAVAGGEGEDATLSGLFWTGLAMVMALAASAGAGLALAAPWLARGLNLPPGLAREAADAFRMLGLTLPWVISFPVLTGVLEARYRFGRVNAVAAPASALAYLGPVFVASISPDLLYVTGLLAVVRMVAWTVCLTLCLRELPALRRPRLRRGAAGPLLRFGGWTTVSAAVSPVLVYLDRFVLGGLVSTAAVAFYGVPQEITLRLGAVSSAIGSVLFPAFAAAHASARRTEGALLRRGMDGVFLLVLPAAMGLAAAGGDVMRAWMGADFAREGGAALAVLGVGLLMNGFGKVASSLLYGAGRPDHVAHAHLLELVLYVPLVALLVWMWGVPGAALAWTLRTSGDALLLLRAAGREVPEAVPALGRAARMGAFAAAGAAGAFWLPGLGWRVGFAVAATLCGWAIFRVHGDTLRAMGFGRSAAAPSPGADG; encoded by the coding sequence GTGAGGGCGCCGGGGCCGCTGCGGCGCGGCGTCGTTCACAACCTGCTGGGGATCGCGCTTCCGGCGCTGGTGGCGCTGATCGCCCTGCCGCGGCTGGCCGCGGCGCTGGGGACGGAGCGGCTGGGCGTGCTGACGCTCGTGTGGGCCACGCTGAGCTACTTCGGCGTGCTGAACCTGGGCGTGGGGCGGGCGCTCACCCAGGCCGTCGCGGGCGGGGAAGGGGAGGACGCCACCCTGTCCGGCCTTTTCTGGACGGGGCTGGCGATGGTGATGGCGCTGGCGGCTTCCGCGGGCGCCGGGCTCGCGCTGGCCGCGCCGTGGCTGGCGCGCGGGCTGAACCTGCCCCCGGGTCTGGCGCGCGAGGCGGCGGACGCCTTTCGCATGCTGGGCCTCACCCTCCCCTGGGTCATCAGCTTTCCCGTGCTGACGGGGGTGCTGGAGGCGCGCTACCGCTTCGGGCGGGTGAACGCGGTGGCGGCGCCCGCGTCGGCGCTGGCGTACCTGGGACCGGTCTTCGTCGCCTCCATTTCGCCGGACCTGCTGTACGTGACCGGGCTGCTGGCCGTCGTGCGCATGGTGGCGTGGACGGTGTGCCTGACGCTGTGCCTGCGCGAGCTTCCCGCCCTGCGCCGTCCGCGTCTGCGGCGCGGAGCGGCCGGACCGCTGCTGCGCTTCGGGGGATGGACGACGGTCAGTGCCGCCGTATCGCCCGTGCTCGTGTACCTGGACCGCTTCGTCCTGGGCGGATTGGTGTCGACGGCCGCGGTGGCGTTCTACGGCGTGCCGCAGGAGATCACCCTTCGCCTGGGCGCGGTATCGAGCGCGATCGGGTCGGTGCTGTTTCCCGCGTTCGCCGCGGCGCACGCGTCGGCGCGGCGGACGGAGGGGGCGCTGCTGCGGCGGGGGATGGACGGCGTGTTTCTGCTGGTGCTGCCCGCCGCCATGGGGCTGGCGGCCGCGGGCGGGGATGTGATGCGGGCGTGGATGGGGGCGGACTTTGCGCGCGAGGGCGGGGCGGCGCTGGCGGTGCTGGGCGTAGGGCTGCTGATGAACGGATTCGGCAAGGTGGCGTCGTCGCTGCTGTACGGCGCGGGGCGGCCGGACCACGTGGCGCACGCGCACCTGCTGGAACTGGTGCTGTACGTTCCCCTCGTGGCGCTGCTGGTGTGGATGTGGGGCGTGCCCGGCGCCGCGCTCGCATGGACGCTGCGGACCTCGGGCGACGCCCTGCTGCTGCTGCGCGCGGCGGGGCGCGAGGTGCCGGAGGCCGTGCCGGCGCTGGGCCGCGCCGCGCGGATGGGCGCGTTCGCCGCGGCGGGTGCGGCAGGGGCGTTCTGGCTTCCCGGGCTGGGATGGCGCGTGGGGTTCGCCGTCGCGGCCACGCTGTGTGGATGGGCGATCTTTCGCGTGCACGGCGACACGCTGCGCGCAATGGGATTCGGCCGGTCGGCGGCGGCACCGAGCCCCGGCGCGGACGGGTAG